The Polyangium aurulentum genomic interval TCTTGAGGCACTTGAGCGCGACGGGGGCGCGGAAGGCGCCGTGCAGGGCGCGGTAGACGACGCCGAAGCCCCCTTCGGCCACGGCCTTTTCGATCGTGAAGGGGCCCTGCGTCGTGCCGGCGATCCCGAAGACGTCCTGGGCCATCGGCGCGCAGCATACGACGTCCCGGCCGGCCGGGTGAAGGGGAGAGGAGCGCCCTCGTGGCGCGCGCGGCTCTGCTAGCCTGGCGATCATGAACGACCTCGTCTCGCTGGAGATCGCGGATGCGATCGCGACCGTCACGCTCACGAAGCCCACCATGCCTCCGCAGTTCTTCGCCGAGATCGAGGAGGTCTTCCGCGGTCTCTCGAAGGACGTGCGCGTGCGCGCGGTCGTGGTGCGGTCGGCGGCGAAGGGTTTTTCCTACGGCCTCGATCTGCCTGCGGCGATGACGGAGCTCGGGCCGCACTTCGCGGGGGGGACGGCGGGGGCGCGCATGGAGCTGCTCGGGCTCATCCGGCGCTACCAGGGCGCGTTCGACGCGGTGGCAGCGTGTCCGGTGCCGGTGGTCGCGGCTGTGCACGGCATGTGCATCGGGGGCGGGCTCGATCTCGCGGCGGCGTGCGACATCCGGCTCGCGAGCCGGGATGCGGTGTTCTCGTTGCGCGAGACGCGCATCGCGATCGTGGCGGATCTCGGCAGCTTGCAGCGGCTGCCGCGGATCATCGGGCAGGGGCATCTGCGCGAGATGGCGTTCACGGGCAAGGACATCGGGGCAGAGCGGGCGGCGGCGATCGGGCTCGTGAACGAGGTCTTCGACGACGCGGCGGCCGTGCATGCGGGGGCGCGTCGGCTCGCGGAGGAGATCGCGAGGAACGCGCCGCTCACGGTGAGGGGCGTGAAGGCCGTGCTCGAGTTTGGCGAGGGCAAGACGGCGGCGGATGGGCTCGCGTATGTCGCGGCGTGGAACGCGGCCTTCCTCGCGTCGGAGGATCTCGGCGAGGCGATGGCCGCGTTCATGGAGAAGCGTGCGCCGCGGTTCTCGGGCAGGTAGGGGTCAGTCGGTCGGGTCTTCGGGGGGCGGCTCGCTCGGGGGCGGCTCGGGTTCTTGGAGGGCAGCGAGGGCGCGGAGGCGTTCTTCTTCGGGCATGCGTCGGATGAGGTCGAGGAAGGCTTCGAGGGGGCCGTCCTCTGGGATTGCGAGCACGTCGACGGGTCGGAGCCCGAGGGCGTGAGCGATGTTGGAGAGGGTGGCGATGGTGATGAGCACGAGCCCTCGCTCGATGCCGGAGAGGCTGCCTTTCGAGACGCCGCTCATGGCGCCGAGCTTCGAGAGGGACAGGCCTCGTTCTTCGCGCAGCGCGCGGATGCGTGCGCCCACCTTGGCGGCCGTCGGATCGGGTGTTTGTCGTCGGGGCATGGGTCGAACCTCCCTGGAGCGGAGTGTGGAGCCTGCATGCGCGCTCCTCGCATGCGTTTTCTCCTCGATGTCCTGGGAGGAGGTTCGTTCGGAAAATGATTGCTCCTCGCCAAACCAATCTTTGCAGACGAATTTTTAGGACAAACTCGGTTGGCGAGCGCAGGTGGACCAAAGAAACGGGACAGGCTCCAGGGCCCGGACGAACGTGTTCGTTCACACTGAATGAGGGTGTTCCGGGATACGCGCGGAGGTGGGCATGAGCGGTTCCAACGGGGGGGACAGACGTGCGAGGATGCGCTCGCTCTTCACGCGTCACGCAAGGACCCCATGACGATTCGACCCGCTGATCTGCACACGATCCCGCTGTTCGAGGGCATCACCGAGGCGCACCTCGCGGAGCTGCTCGAGGCCTTCGAGCGCGTCACGCTCCAGCCTGGGGACGTGCTCTTCGAGGCGGGCACCGAGCCGCGGCACTTCCTCTTGCTCGCGAAGGGCGAGGTCACGCTCGAGCAGGAGGGCGAGGCGCGGTTCCGGCTCTCGCCGATCGCGCCCATCGGCGAGCTCGGCGCGATCACGGGGCTCTACCGCAATACGCGGGCGGTGGCGACGGAGGCTTCCGAGGTCTACCGCATCGGCGTGGTCGCGCTCCTGCGGTTCTTCGAGAGCCACGGCGACGTCGCGTTCCCGTTCTACCACAACCTCGTGAAGATCGTGGCGGACAAGGTTCACCGCGACATCATGCGGCTCGACGTGATGCGCGCGAACCTCATCCGCACGCAGAAGGCGATGAAGGAGCTGCGCTCGAGCGTGCTCGAGGCCGAGGAGACGCCCATCAGCAAGCTCGTGTGCGACACGCTCGACGACCTCATCGAGCACAACCGGCGCGGGCATTACATGGTCACGCCTGCGTACGCGCTCTCGACGTGCGTGCGGCTCGACACGGGGATGCTGGTGCCGGTGAGCGCGATGTCGGACGGGTGCCTCAAG includes:
- a CDS encoding crotonase/enoyl-CoA hydratase family protein, coding for MNDLVSLEIADAIATVTLTKPTMPPQFFAEIEEVFRGLSKDVRVRAVVVRSAAKGFSYGLDLPAAMTELGPHFAGGTAGARMELLGLIRRYQGAFDAVAACPVPVVAAVHGMCIGGGLDLAAACDIRLASRDAVFSLRETRIAIVADLGSLQRLPRIIGQGHLREMAFTGKDIGAERAAAIGLVNEVFDDAAAVHAGARRLAEEIARNAPLTVRGVKAVLEFGEGKTAADGLAYVAAWNAAFLASEDLGEAMAAFMEKRAPRFSGR
- a CDS encoding helix-turn-helix domain-containing protein; translated protein: MPRRQTPDPTAAKVGARIRALREERGLSLSKLGAMSGVSKGSLSGIERGLVLITIATLSNIAHALGLRPVDVLAIPEDGPLEAFLDLIRRMPEEERLRALAALQEPEPPPSEPPPEDPTD
- a CDS encoding Crp/Fnr family transcriptional regulator; translation: MTIRPADLHTIPLFEGITEAHLAELLEAFERVTLQPGDVLFEAGTEPRHFLLLAKGEVTLEQEGEARFRLSPIAPIGELGAITGLYRNTRAVATEASEVYRIGVVALLRFFESHGDVAFPFYHNLVKIVADKVHRDIMRLDVMRANLIRTQKAMKELRSSVLEAEETPISKLVCDTLDDLIEHNRRGHYMVTPAYALSTCVRLDTGMLVPVSAMSDGCLKLVRLPGATPGSEVSFVLVIPTGEIPVSGKVRQVSDEGVIVDLDLLIDEYAKQLAEHLTRVQMLDFVV